Proteins co-encoded in one Pseudomonadota bacterium genomic window:
- a CDS encoding arginine--tRNA ligase: MIHNRLSDLIGSAIEACRREGILPGEAEAKVEISVPKQAGHGDFSTNAALVLAAAAKMKPRDLAARLMERLPEETARLARCEIAGPGFINFTVKPSFFLEGLAVISGAGPAFGTIDIGRGKKAQVEFVSANPTGPLHIGHGRGAVYGDVLANVLAAAGYEVTKEYYVNDAGGQIRTLGRSVYLRLRELGGERIEFPEECYQGHYIVEIAKVIGEEHGARLANMGEQEAIEFLGEEAGDRILEWIKKDLADTGVVHDVYFFENRLHTDAMIEGALRWLGRKGRTYEKDGALWFRSIEYGDDKDRVLRKGDGALTYFAADIAYHKNKYDRGFDRVIDVWGADHAGYVARMKAAVRALGHDPASFDAVLIQLVNLIRAGELISMSTRSATYETLEDVRREVGRDVCRYFFLMRSHNAQLDFDLDLAKRESSDNPVYYIQYAHARIASIFRKAEEKGLCAAGPEDVNLSLLDLPEEPKLARFAEALPTVIEECALELEPHKLAFYLLELARMFQSYYSKGRADERYRVLTDDPARSAAKLYLLKNVRIVLQNALRILGISAPEEMARAVEEQDV, from the coding sequence GATTTCTCGACCAACGCCGCGCTCGTCCTCGCCGCGGCCGCGAAGATGAAGCCCAGGGACCTGGCGGCGAGGCTCATGGAGCGCCTCCCCGAGGAGACCGCCAGGCTCGCGAGGTGCGAGATCGCAGGGCCCGGTTTTATAAACTTCACGGTCAAGCCCTCCTTCTTCCTCGAGGGGCTTGCTGTGATCAGTGGCGCTGGACCCGCCTTCGGCACCATCGACATAGGAAGGGGCAAAAAGGCCCAGGTCGAGTTCGTCAGCGCCAACCCCACGGGTCCGCTCCACATCGGCCACGGCCGCGGCGCGGTCTACGGGGACGTGCTCGCCAACGTGCTCGCCGCAGCGGGCTACGAGGTGACCAAGGAGTACTACGTCAACGACGCGGGGGGACAGATCAGGACCCTCGGCAGGTCGGTCTATCTGAGGCTCAGGGAGCTCGGCGGGGAGAGGATCGAATTCCCCGAGGAGTGCTACCAGGGCCACTACATAGTCGAGATCGCCAAGGTCATCGGCGAGGAGCACGGCGCGAGGCTCGCGAACATGGGCGAGCAGGAGGCGATCGAATTTCTGGGCGAGGAGGCGGGCGACCGGATCCTCGAGTGGATAAAGAAGGACCTCGCCGACACCGGCGTGGTCCACGACGTGTATTTCTTCGAGAACAGGCTCCACACCGACGCCATGATAGAAGGCGCGCTCAGGTGGCTCGGCCGAAAAGGGCGCACCTACGAGAAGGACGGCGCCCTCTGGTTCCGATCGATCGAGTACGGCGACGACAAGGACCGGGTCCTGCGCAAGGGGGACGGCGCCCTGACCTATTTCGCCGCGGATATCGCCTACCACAAGAACAAGTACGACCGCGGCTTCGACCGCGTCATCGACGTCTGGGGCGCCGACCACGCCGGCTACGTGGCGCGAATGAAGGCGGCGGTCCGGGCCCTGGGGCACGACCCCGCGAGCTTCGACGCGGTCCTCATCCAGCTCGTGAACCTCATCAGGGCGGGCGAGCTCATCTCCATGTCGACCCGCTCCGCCACCTACGAGACACTGGAGGACGTGCGCAGGGAGGTCGGCAGGGACGTCTGCCGCTACTTCTTCCTCATGCGGTCGCACAACGCGCAGCTGGATTTCGACCTGGACCTCGCGAAGAGGGAGAGCTCGGACAACCCGGTCTATTACATACAGTACGCCCACGCCCGGATCGCCAGCATCTTCAGGAAGGCGGAGGAGAAGGGCCTCTGCGCGGCGGGGCCCGAGGACGTCAATCTCTCGCTGCTGGATCTGCCGGAGGAGCCGAAACTCGCCCGCTTCGCCGAGGCGCTGCCGACCGTGATAGAGGAGTGCGCCCTGGAGCTGGAGCCCCACAAGCTGGCCTTCTACCTCCTCGAGCTGGCCCGGATGTTCCAGTCCTACTACAGCAAGGGCCGGGCCGACGAGCGCTACCGCGTCCTCACCGACGACCCGGCGCGTTCGGCGGCCAAGCTCTATCTCTTGAAAAACGTACGGATTGTGTTACAAAATGCCTTGAGAATACTTGGAATTTCTG